A genomic window from Thunnus maccoyii chromosome 2, fThuMac1.1, whole genome shotgun sequence includes:
- the p4hb gene encoding protein disulfide-isomerase encodes MLKFFLFCTLAVASRAEIAEEEDVLVLKKSNIDEALKAHPNILVEFYAPWCGHCKALAPEYAKAAGMLKAEGSGIRLGKVDATEETELAQEYGVRGYPTIKFFKGGEKEAPKEYSAGRQAEDIVSWLKKRTGPAVATLAGVTEAESLIADNEVAVIGFFKDAESAGAKAYEKAAEAIDDIPFAMTSDDAVYSKFEVSKDSVVLFKKFDEGRNTFDGELTKEKLLAFVKANQLPLVIEFTEQTAPKIFGGEIKSHILMFLPKTASDFQDKMDQFKKAAEGFKGQILFIFIDSDVDDNQRILEFFGLKKEECPAIRLITLEDEMTKYKPSSDAITAESITEFCKQFTEGKLKPHLMSQDIPEDWDKNPVKVLVGKNFEEVAFNPAKNVFVEFYAPWCGHCKQLTPIWEKLGEKYKDSGDIVIAKMDSTANEIEAVKVHSFPTLKFFPAGDEHQVIDYNGERTLEGFTKFLESGGKDGGAPAGDEDDDLDAEDLDDVEDGQDDDSDIEDGGDDDGHDEL; translated from the exons ATGTTGAAGTTTTTCCTGTTCTGCACACTGGCTGTGGCCAGCAGGGCTGAGATCGCTGAGGAAGAAGATGTCCTGGTGCTGAAGAAAAGTAACATCGACGAGGCTCTGAAAGCTCACCCGAACATCTTGGTTGAATTCT ATGCCCCATGGTGCGGTCACTGCAAGGCCCTGGCTCCAGAGTACGCCAAGGCTGCCGGTATGCTGAAGGCCGAGGGTTCAGGGATCCGCCTGGGTAAGGTGGACGCCACAGAGGAGACCGAACTGGCCCAAGAGTATGGCGTCCGCGGATACCCCACCATCAAGTTCTTCAAGggtggagagaaagaggcacCCAAAGAGTACTCTG ctggcaggcaggcagaagACATCGTCAGCTGGCTGAAGAAGCGCACAGGCCCAGCTGTTGCCACCCTGGCAGGAGTCACTGAGGCAGAGTCTCTGATCGCTGACAACGAGGTGGCGGTCATCGGATTCTTTAAG gaTGCTGAGTCCGCTGGTGCCAAGGCCTACGAAAAAGCAGCTGAAGCAATAGACGACATTCCCTTCGCCATGACCTCTGACGATGCTGTTTACTCCAAGTTTGAGGTGTCCAAGGACAGTGTCGTCCTCTTCAAGAAG ttTGATGAGGGACGCAATACCTTTGATGGAGAGCTGACCAAAGAAAAACTCCTGGCTTTTGTCAAGGCCAACCAGCTGCCCCTGGTCATTGAGTTCACTGAGCAG ACTGCCCCTAAAATCTTCGGTGGAGAGATCAAGTCCCACATCCTCATGTTTCTGCCCAAAACTGCCTCAGACTTCCAGGACAAAATGGACCAGTTTAAGAAAGCTGCAGAAGGATTCAAGGGTCAG ATCCTGTTCATTTTCATCGACAGCGACGTGGACGATAACCAGCGCATCCTGGAGTTCTTCGGCCTAAAGAAAGAGGAGTGTCCCGCCATCCGCCTCATCACCCTGGAGGACGAGATGACCAAGTACAAGCCCAGTAGCGACGCCATCACCGCAGAGAGCATCACTGAATTCTGCAAACAGTTCACTGAGGGCAAACTGAAG CCCCACCTCATGAGCCAGGACATCCCCGAGGACTGGGACAAAAACCCCGTCAAGGTTTTGGTCGGCAAGAACTTCGAGGAGGTCGCTTTCAATCCCGCTAAGAACGTCTTTGTGGAATTCT ATGCACCTTGGTGTGGACACTGCAAACAGCTGACTCCCATCTGGGAAAAGCTGGGGGAGAAGTACAAGGATAGCGGAGACATCGTCATCGCAAAGATGGACTCCACAGCCAATGAGATCGAGGCAGTCAAAGTCCACAGCTTCCCCACTCTTAAATTCTTCCCTGCAGGAGATGAGCACCAG GTGATTGATTACAACGGGGAGAGAACACTGGAAGGCTTCACCAAGTTCCTGGAGAGTGGCGGAAAGGATGGCGGTGCCCCTGCAGGGGACGAGGACGACGATCTAGATGCAGAG GATTTGGACGATGTTGAAGATGGACAGGACGATGACTCTGACATTGAGGATGGAGGTGATGACGATGGACATGACGAGTTGTAA